agttccttcctttgaggggaagtacgtctccgttggagcggtgtggaggcacaatgctccccaagaagccactagggccaccgtattctcctcacgccctcacacaatgcgagatgccgtgattccactattggtgcccttgaaggcggcgaccgaacctttacaaacaaggttggggcaatctccacaacttaatcggaggctcccaacaagaccacgaagcttcaccacaatggaatatggctccgaggtgacctcaaccgtctagggtgctcaaacacccaagagtaacaagatccgctagggatgagtgggggaatcgaaaatcccttggtggaagtgtagatcggggccttctcaaccactcccgagcaaatcaacaaatttgattggctagagagatagatcgggcggaaatgaagcttggagtatttaatggagcttgagcaataaatggagcttgggggaggaagaggtaggtgagaaggaggaaggggactcccttttatagtgggggcaacaatcccgttgccccccaccaaccagccccgcacagggcggtactaccgctgagagggggcggtactaccgccaggcgacggtactgccgcgccaaccagcggtactgccgcgctgaggagacttagtagggaacggacccaaatgcggtactaccgcggtggtagggcggtactaccgctcctggaacggtactaccgcaactacaaccgtgactagtgccgcaaaacccgacacgagaaaaagacctctcgaatcgaggcggtaggagccaaaCTACCCAGCGGTACTACAACAGTGGGGTCaacggcggtagtaccgctgtggagcggtactgccgcttgtgacccttcggccgtagtaccacaggcagtgcggtactaccgctggggcgcgtGCGCGAGAGAGAGAAGGGATCTCTCAAAAAAGCTGAGGACCAGCGGAGGagccaggcccccagcggtactactgctgtggagccacggcggtactaccgctgcgaagcggtactgccgcttgtggcttctcagcggtactaccgctgggtgcgtggtactgccgcttagacctagacagaacaaggaagagaggagagatctcttcaatggacaggaaaagctcggagggtgagaagctgatgtgtacgtgatgattccacccaagcaaaaccccatcggaccccctcttgatagtacggtgccctctacgcaactactCCACctagaaagaaacgaaagagctacaccgtcttgaaatatactccgaggggaagaaagcgtctcgtgccaggggagaatctgagAATAATTCaacgcacaagattagtccgcaaacatgttgtcatcaatcaccaaaactaccttgagagagatatgccgtaacagtTGCTGCTAGTGTCATCACCGCATCCATGCTAATGCTCATCGTCAGTTGTGTCCTTGACCGCCCCTGGCGCAACACATCCTTCTTCGATGGCCTGCCTCTAGCCCATCTATACCTTCTCACCGCTGTTGTCGACTCCAAGAGCCACCAGATATAAATGGCATTCTCCTCTATCTTCGGAGGCCACGATCCCAGGTCTTCAATATTACCCTGGTAAATCACAATCTCGAGCTATCTTGGGGGTGAGATGAGCTACCCATGTGCCTCGGCCACGGGTTGTACGAGAGCATGCCGCGAGATCTTTTGCGATATAGAGGCACGAAGCAGCCCACAACAAAAAGTATGCAAGTTGTGTATTTATGGCGTGCTTTGAAAGGCATCATTGGTGCTTATTTCATTGTTTGCAAGTAGCATCAAATTTAGTATCCGCCCCTAATTAAGATACACATGATTTCAATTTTTAATGTAGAGATTAGCTAGACATTGGCTTTTTCTTCGCAGATTTCAACAAAAGATACAAGCCACCAAAATGCTGGATTGGTATTTCACATTTGACTTTCATGTATTCAAGAATCATATGATACTACGTAGATAACATTAAGTTAATCATTTTACAACACCGGTCACCCAAAAGTAAAGAATTATAGTATTATACTTATCTTCCAGATCATTTCTTCCAGTTGTGAGTATAAACCGAATTCACCATGTTCATTGCTTTTCTTGCCTAGGTAACTTTGTATGTGCAAATGCGTTGTATAGTTTGTCCTTGATATTCAGCAGTTCTATTGACGCTTTGGGACAAACTCTTTGCCTAATAGTTGGATGATCAAAATATTGTAATCCATATTGCAAGCTTTATATTTGGAGCATGGGATTGCTCCATACCAGGTGCTACCATACATGCAGTAATGTTATTTTGGATTATCGCAATCACACAAGaatgttgtatatatatatattatattagtAATTGTTACTACATTGTTTTCATGTCGCATGAACCTAGGCAGTAAAAAAATACCATTAGGATTGGAACTTATGAACACCTGTAAAACTTACACAATAGAAAGGACAACCAGGAAGTTCAAATAAGGTTGGAGGACACAATGGGAGCTTGAACGAATACGATAACTACACTATGTTGAAGTTAAATGTGAAACTCAATATCCAAATGAAAACCCGTAAAAAACAAAATGAACGATCTGATGAAATAAATGTGATGCATTCTAATGGCAGATCTCATCGGACAAAGATTCAACTACACTTTTTGCAGATGCCTGCTAATATAATATGATCTCATCAGACCAAGCCAGCACGAGGCTACCGCGACCACAAACCTAGTCCCATGCCGAGTTCCACCCTATAGACATGGCCACAATTTAGACAAGTTCCGCAAGTGCAAGGGAATGCCTCGGCTCGGCTTTGAGCCCGATCGGTGCAAGGAAAGGAAGAAGGCTCAAATCGAGTAGGAGCATGCACGGTATCTGGGCGCTATGACGAGGCGAGTGGCATGCAATGGGAACTATTTATCATGATTATTTATTACTTCTTTAGAGTTAACTAATATAATAACTGGATACGGCGAGTGCCAGCGAGGAGAAGTAATCCAGCTCTCGTTCGAACAAGATCCTCCATGATAAGGAGGCACACAGAGCAACCCCATGACGAAAATTCTATAAGTTGTGTACTTGTGGCGTGCATTGTGGGTGTTTTTTCACTTGTTGTGGCATGAGGTTTAGTATATGCCCCTATGACATATTTGATCTAGAGCCTCAATGTAGAAAAGAGGTAGTTGTTGGCAGTTTCTTGGTAGGTTTCATCAAAGTATACAACCCACCTAAGTGTTGAACTAGTATTTCACATTTGTCTTTCATGTATTGAACAATGGTACGAACCAATGTAGAGAACATTAAGTTTGTTACTCCAGTCGTCCAAACTTTAAGAGTTACCATTTTGTACTCGGCTGTCAGCTGTTTTCTTCCAATTGAAGATATAAATGGAATTCAACATGTTGATTGCTTTTCTTGCCTCGATACCCATGAGTTATAATGATGTTTTGCAACATGCACATTGTATATGGTAGTTTTTTTTAGTGATATGATCAAAACAAACATTGTAGTCTAGATCGCATGCTTTTATCTTGGAAGAGTGGGGTTGATCAAAACATACATGTGGCGATGCTATGTTAGATCGTCGCAACTGTACACGAAAGTTTTCTGGTTTATATAGAACTAATTGCCACTACATTATTTTTTGCAAGACTCCTTTGGTAGGCTGCATTTGGAGAGTACCCTTGGGGATTAGTAATAGTATGAGATTTAAAATCAGACATGTACAGTAAAAACAGTGCTATAGCTtgatttttaaaaaataataataaaaaatgtgGCTTCTAACACGATCTGATGGGACCAAGACGAGACGAGCGCACGCGCCAAAGCTTGTCGTACCCCCGCAGCCGCGCACCGAGTTCCAACTTCCAACGCACGCGCATACTCGCAGCCAGCCACACGGCCACAACTTAGCCGAGCGCCTCCGCCAGCCAAGGAAACGGCTCGGCTCGGGTCGGACCGGGTCAAGGCTCAGATCGAGGAAGGCAGCATGCACGGCGCCATGATGAGCGAGTGGTGCACAAGGGAAAGTATTTATCGCCATTATTTAGGTATTTATTTACAGccaattaataataataataatataacaaTAATTGGATGCCGCTGGTGGTagcgaggagaggagaggagatccACCTCCCCCATCCAACCCAACAGCTCATCATTTGCTCGCCCTCCGCTGCCCTATTTATAGCCTCGCCACCCGCCGCCGCATGCCCAGACCAGACCAGATCATcacatctccaccaccaccaccaccaccgtcctCCCTCCCACTCCGGGCAACTCTCAGATCGGATCGGGCTCACCGGAGATCGACGAtgcatcgcgccgccgccgcgggtctcgaCCTGGGCCTCGGGCTGGGGCTCGGGCTTGCGTCGCAGGGCAGCCTCAcgtcctccaccaccaccgcctcctcctccccggccTCGCAGGCGCACGCGCAGCACTGGACCGCCGCGCTTAACTCCGTCGTCGGCGCGCAGGAGTCGTACGGGCTGCACCCGTATGCCAGCCACCAGCGGAAGGAGGAGCCGGGGAGGACGTCCACGTCGCCCGAGAGCGGCGTCAGCGCCGGGACCAAGAGGGGCCTGGAGCGCACCGGCTCCGGCGTCTCCCgcggcgccgccaccgccggcagcgacgaggacgacgacggcgGGGACGGCGCCGGCGGCCGCAAGAAGCTCAGGCTCTCCAAGGACCAGGCCGCCGTCCTCGAGGAGTGCTTCAAGACGCACAGCACGCTCAACCCCGTAAGTCTCTACTCCTCCTCCCTCGATCGACACATCTCGGGCCGTCCGGCGCGTGGTGTTCGTCCATGGATTCCTCGCGATCGATCGCATTGCGCTGACCGGGGTTTCTTTCCTGACGATCTGCAGAAGCAGAAGACTGCGCTGGCGAACCGGCTGGGGCTGCGGCCGCGGCAGGTGGAGGTGTGGTTCCAGAACCGCCGCGCGCGGACCAAGCTGAAGCAGACGGAGGTGGACTGCGAGTACATGAAGCGCTGGTGCGAGCAGCTCGCCGAGCAGAACAAGCGGCTCGAGAAGGAGGTGGCCGAGCTCCGCGCGCTCAAGACCGCGCCCGCCGCGCACGCCCAGCAGGCCGCCACGCTCACCATGTGCCCCTCCTGCCGccgcgtcgccgccaccgccgccggaccGGCCGCCAcgcagcaccagcaccagcaccagcagccGCAGCAGTGCAGCCCCAAGCCCAACGCCCACCCCGCCGGCAACGTCCTTCCCAGCCACTGCCAGTTCTtcccctccaccaccaccgccgccgcccccgaccGATCCGGCAGGCAGCAGGGCGCGTGGAACGGCGCCGCGCAGCCGCTGGTCACCAGAGAGCTCTTCTGAGACGACGAGATCTCGCCGCCGGGGCCCAATCCAGGCGATAAATTAGGAGATTTGGTCAGGCGGCGGCCGATTGGGTCAATCAAATTAATCAATTGGCAAATCAGTCAGTCGATCGCCGGAACAAGATTTGATTTGGTTTGGAATCTGCATAGCAGTAATTAGCCGCGCTAGCGATCGATGGATGGTTTGGTTTCGGTTAGTAGTAATTCGGTTtgggttttctttcttttttcttctttgggATTCGATCGACGAACAAAACAGAAACAGATTAGTAAGAAGAAGGAACAAATGGCTGTCCGCTTTTTCCTGGACGGCGTGTACCCATCCACCAAACCCCTGCCGGTTGTTGGATTAACAGCTTGTTGATTGATTTGTACTACTGCTACCACTACCACTAATTCATGATTGGTTGATGGAGGAAATTATTGAAATCTTCCATTCACATCCTTTTCACATTCTTTACCCTTCTCCAACAAGAGTAGTATTTGGAGCCATGTCCTTCTCTTTTTATTAATATTCTTAGCATTTTTGCGATAAAAAGCATGAATCAAGTTAGCGCGTCGACGAACCCGATCTCCTTTATGTGTATATATCTCATTTGCCGGAGTATAATTCGATGAAAAAAAGTGGCCCGGTTCGAAAAGAATGGTTTTTTTTTCCAAGGTACTAGCCTACTAATCATGATGAATTTGCATCTGAGAGCAGACATCTCAGCAACTTGTTTAAGCGAAAGCAACGCACCCACACCTCATAATCATATACTAAACAGTTTCAGACAGACAACCGTGCGTGTCTACGACGAGCCCTGCCTGCACACATGCGCCTCAGAGAAGCTTTAATCAAAAGGCCAATTAACTAGTCCGCAGACAAAGTGGCGGACTAAAGTCATGGCGAGATCATTAGGAGATCTGATTAGAGTAGACCACCTGCAACTGCAACCCAGCTTGATTAGTGCGCGTTGGACCCCTGGGGCCGGCCCGAGTTGTTTTCGACCGACAGTTGAATCCCTACGCGATCCGCGGCGACCAAAGTTTAATCGGCCGAAGAGGGAAAAGCCTCCCTTTGCTTTTGCTTCCGGCCTTTTCATCACCTGTGCTCCATCGCAAACAAGTCGCAGGTCGCAACAGCTTGTGATGCCGACCGACCAGTGGATGCAAGAGGGAGGGCTGACCTAACTAAGTGACGGCAGGATCAATTCAGATGGCCGCATGGAACGGCCAGCGACTCGCTTGATTCGTTGGCTTCTTGTTAGGCTTATCGGTCACTTTGCACTAGTTGGATGAGGGAACATGCCAATTGGTCCCAGTTGCTAACAGACACGTGTCTCTTACCATCAAAGGACAAAGTGATGTGCGACGATTTATGATTTTGGCTGAAAATGATCCACATCTATTATGAATGTTCTCCAGAAGTACAAATCACCTAACACGTAAAAAAATTGCATCGAGATCCCTCGACGATCGATCGACCACTACCACTGGGAGAACGAGCTGCCGACGCATCCATGTCGCCGCTCCCCCTACCACTTTTACTACCGCTACATAGTAAATAGTTTACACAAAACACCTCGTAAAATCTTGTCCGCCACCTCGGCCCAGTTAGAGCTGTTAGACGGCATATCGCCATGCTTATTCTAAGAAAATGTTGACCATTAACTTGGTCAAAAAATAGTAGGTATGTGTCAGAAAGTATATCATTAGATTCACATTGCCGAAAAGTTTTATTTGGTATGATTTTTATAACTCATATTTTGTTAACCAAAATAATAGCCAATTTTTTTCTTGAAATGGATCCGAGACTTCCAAACCAAGATAGAGAGGTACTTTTTTTGTGGGACGCGTCGATTTGGCTTCCAGGTCCACATGGCCtgtgcatgaacagtaaaatcgaaaatgtagcaaaaaattctgattttttttggctTGCAAGATGCTCAAATGCGTTATGTCCATGCCAAATTCGGCGGTGTTCGGACATTTCAGTATCTcacagcaaaaaaaaaaaaaaccgggCTCGGAGATGAATTACCGTTTTTTGTGCAattttatctttttcttttctttcatgaTGTCCCGTGGTTGTGATTTGTTCCTTCACCTTTTTGCGATATTATGGTTGTGCTGGTTCAATATTCATGTGTTCATGTTTCATTTTTAGCAAAACTAGGATTTACAAATGACTTTCTTATTCCGTGgagatttttttctttcaaataatcAAATTGATCTATTCCACTACAATATTTTGTTTACGCACACTAAATAAAATGTTGGTGCTACGAATTAAATATTTCTCCATAGTATCACAAATTGTTCCGCACCATACATAAAAAGTATCCAAGCATCACAAAATAAAAGCTGTATATGGTCACCTATAATTTCCCGACAATGGCATGTGGCAGAAATCATGCACATGCAACAAACTACTCGTACTCAAGGCAGGCGTGCGCGcgatcatccatccatccatccgagATCGATCTGTGTATGTGACCAGCTCAGAATAGGTGGGCATGATGGATGGACCGTGGACGAATCATTGCACGTATATACCCGACCTCACACAGTCACACACCACATGCTGGCCGCTGATGATTTATCAGTGCCGTGCCGTGGCTGCTGCTGGTGATAAAATGATTGTGCTAGCTACTGTAGTTCCATCATTCATTGATTAGTAGCTAACTAGTCGTTGCCGATGTATACTTGGTACGTGCAAGTGATAATATATATAGAGATCTCTAATATATACAATACTGCTAGCACTATGTGTACAGGCATGTGCAACTCATATTGCCAATAATTTAGAGTGTAACGCATTTTCTGGAGGAATCGCGTCCAAATACAAGCTTCATCTAGCAGTAATTCTGTTATCTGAATTTCAGCGGTATCTATCACACAGAACGGTTGGCTGATTTTTATTTCTAGCATACCTATGATCGATCAGAGCTCCGAATCAACGAAACCGGATTACTCCGTAGTTTGCGACGAAAATCCAGTAGCTGCACCCGCGTTTTTACACGCTAACAACACTGTTAGTAATGCGTAGTACTGACCTCACGAACTGAGTTGTGCCTCTGCGTAGGGTACTATAAATAAAGACGCATATAAAGGGCATAAAAAAGGGTTGGACTTGCGGTGAACAGCACTAGTCCAGATCTAGCGGCACCCAACTAACTAATCAGACATATtatcaaaaaagaaaaactaagtaATCAAACTAAGTAATCAAAAAAAAActgtgagacctggtctcatataatttttttccgttGAACGTGGCTACCGGGGATTCATGTGAAGAGATTGACAGTGTGTTTCCTGTTTGGGTCTCGTTTTACTTCTCTTTTTTGTAAAAAAAGAAAGCCATTGTTATGTGGTTTTATGATGGAAAAATTAACGTGCATCTCTGCACATTACTAGGGAAAAATCACAGTTATTATTAATCTTTGCTGCCTGTCCAACCGAGTTGTCTCCATCCTGCATCGTCGTAACCACCTCCATACAATGGCCATTGATCATTAAACACTCTAAACTAGTCTACATGTACTAAATACAGAAAAACAGAACGTGCATGATCATTGGAGGTCTGCTGACGGGCCGGGCATGTGAAGAGAAGGAGATACAAATGATCAGTTGATCATGGCCGTGGTGACTCGGACGTAGAGAAGTTAATTGGCCGTTAATCCCATGATGGTATACGGTCTGATTCTCGCGACTGTCCAGTCCAGCTAGCTTAACTAGCTACCCGTTGGCCAGTCAGAGAGCATCTCATAATCTAATCTAATCTGTCCCGAGAGAATATATTTGTGGTCGTTAAACATGCATAACCGAAGAGCCCTCATGATTAACCGTCACAGTAGGCATTATAGTCTCATCAGAATAATTGGAGTGTTATTTATTGCTTAATGAAATAATCTTACATAGCAACAGCCTATGGTGGCTTGGTACTATTAGCCCGACACAAGAGCATGTTATTCGAATCATGCACggcataccagtaatgcaacggcTGCCTcattgtagtactccctccgtaaattaatataaaagcgtttagattactactttagttatctaaatgttcttatattagtttacagagggagtactttgtaTAGCTAATGACCCGATCATCGATCATGGATCTATCTGTGGGAGCTACCTGGCGATGGATCTATCTGTGGGAGCTACCTGGCGAACCACTGAATCATTTTGCGACGGCACATGGCGCTTTGGTGGCCCTGATGATTGTGTAGGCAGGATGAAACTCCAAAATAGTGCTCATCATGTACGTGCAAGTTGCAAGAATATGTTATACAGTGCGGCCTCTTCCTACGGCTTTGATTTGACCGCTGATTAGTTAGTTAGTAGTTTGTTGGAAGGAGTTTGCATTGTTGGGGTATCTCAATCCTCTGATGTTGTGTTCTATCATCTATGACACGATTAATCAGGCATGTTGTGGTGTCCGTTTACATGGTTTTTCTGCTACATACTAGGATTCATTTTCTTTCTGGAGATTTAGCGAGTGATGAGTCCGCGGGCAGTGTAAGAGCTTGTGAACAGTGGCCCCGGAGCGACCATGTAtggatttttttttttgcaaggaaACCACGTAAGTTCGTACTGTAATTAACATTTCGGTTCTTATGTTTTTTTTATTTAT
The sequence above is drawn from the Triticum aestivum cultivar Chinese Spring chromosome 7A, IWGSC CS RefSeq v2.1, whole genome shotgun sequence genome and encodes:
- the LOC123151736 gene encoding homeobox-leucine zipper protein HOX2 is translated as MPRPDQIITSPPPPPPPSSLPLRATLRSDRAHRRSTMHRAAAAGLDLGLGLGLGLASQGSLTSSTTTASSSPASQAHAQHWTAALNSVVGAQESYGLHPYASHQRKEEPGRTSTSPESGVSAGTKRGLERTGSGVSRGAATAGSDEDDDGGDGAGGRKKLRLSKDQAAVLEECFKTHSTLNPKQKTALANRLGLRPRQVEVWFQNRRARTKLKQTEVDCEYMKRWCEQLAEQNKRLEKEVAELRALKTAPAAHAQQAATLTMCPSCRRVAATAAGPAATQHQHQHQQPQQCSPKPNAHPAGNVLPSHCQFFPSTTTAAAPDRSGRQQGAWNGAAQPLVTRELF